From Lolium perenne isolate Kyuss_39 chromosome 5, Kyuss_2.0, whole genome shotgun sequence, a single genomic window includes:
- the LOC127299946 gene encoding uncharacterized protein produces MAESFWNSTEDRDGLAWLAEQISEQRLLLTRAMTSQSSVEFRKDSTLDAGGRHEKAELSGWMSQLFEKLDLEVDEEDLCSTDEMTNNGAHSLKRDENSQKQGLFRPSIGACYPASDDEAKEYYNTKRRLTYGGRPLNEMDRMTDECLLAFKNYAQNSNLEDTEYKFGELRRRCYKVQAHGKIYQHFNFTMQTKLGNSGIWTSKLYFAEVKELSSVKHYFCCPLEATDDGDCFECERQNIGILKHPCKGGYEEGYSDKFNLYMVD; encoded by the exons ATGGCTGAATCCTTCTGGAATTCCACAGAAGATCGGGATGGCCTCGCCTG GTTAGCAGAACAGATCTCTGAGCAGAGGTTGTTGCTCACCAGGGCAATGACATCCCAATCGTCCGTGGAATTCAGGAAGGATTCGACCCTGGATGCTGGTGGCCGGCACGAAAAGGCTGAGTTATCCGGCTGGATGTCCCAATT GTTCGAAAAATTGGATTTGGAGGTGGATGAGGAGGATCTTTGTTCCACTGACGAGATGACTAACAATGGTGCGCATTCTCTTAAAAGAGATGAAAATTCGCAAAAGCAGGGACTGTTCCGCCCTTCAATTGGGGCGTGTTATCCTGCGTCCGATGACGAAGCAAAGGAGTACTATAATACGAAGAGGAGACTTACATATGGAGGAAGACCTCTAAATGAGATGGACCGGATGACTGATGAATGCTTGCTTGCTTTCAAAAACTATGCGCAGAATAGTAATCTTGAG GACACCGAGTACAAGTTTGGAGAACTTCGCCGTCGCTGTTACAAAGTCCAGGCTCATGGCAAGATATATCAGCATTTCAATTTCACTATGCAGACAAAACTTGGAAATTCTGGTATTTGGACATCAAAACTTTATTTTGCTGAAGTGAAGGAGTTGTCTAGTGTGAAGCACTATTTCTGCTGCCCATTGGAGGCAACTGATGATG GTGATTGCTTTGAATGCGAGAGACAAAACATAGGTATTCTAAAACATCCTTGTAAAGGTGGTTACGAGGAAGGATATTCTGATAAATTCAACCTGTATATGGTTGACTAA